ctatgattttttttgtttgaacagATCTCTTGAGCAATGATTTTCAAGAACCCAATCTTATATGGGTAAGTAttgctaattttatttttatatctaaattatgatttcaattattattgAGAATATTACGTAATTAGAGactttttttaaagttagttcCTAATTAGGCACTTTAAATGGAGAAGGTAAtttagataaattattttacttatttaccCTTTAACTACATTTTTTCCATCGgccatctcttctctctccttttcccatctcttctctttttttttcttttttctcactttatcgaagaaaaaaaccttttCCAGAATATCTTCAATTCCAAATCTGCAATTAATCTCCAAATCCACACTACGCGAtggctttctcttctctctagACTAATTGGAGAATACGAGGTCTTGGTTTCTTATAagattgtgatttattttgaaatttaaatatttgttttgacttAAATTTGAGATTCAGTTATCtaagaaacttcttcttcttcaacaatggcggcttgatttgatttttgctctctctctcatgTGTCAAACTCGTTTCATCTATGTAGCATCGAGATTCCGGTTAATCGAATTTCTTGTTATCATGGACATGGTATACAGAATGGATATAGAGCAGTAAAAAGGTTTCCGAAgggatatatttaaatggactcgttattatggacaccaaaacattgtttgttgattttgttacaGTTTGCAGAGACCTCCACCTCCAAGACCTTATGGACATAGAACTTTTACCAAATTCCTGAGATAATCGAGATCGaattgtttaagaaacttCTCCAAAAGTTATGGAGAcgtggagagagagaggcgCTACAAAtcatagagagagagagagagagagagagagagagaaaaaaaaaagagacagatattttatttattttcgaTAAGGATCGTGGAAGATGTATAACaataaagagaaattgagaattaaaaacataaatattgaaTTGAGGGTAAAAAAgtctataaaaaaatgaattagtAGAAAAGGTGTCTATTCCCTATAAAGCGCCTCAAACGGAAAAACATTCTTTTAAAAGTGCCTAATAGTGGAACATTCccattattattatcaacAAATCCCAAATCGTGAGAGGTTATTTTAAGATTGGTTAGTTTTAAAACCAATCTCTTATTAGAAATCTACAGTGAACCGAGTTAATACataggaaaaaatataatcagcTACACCAAGTATAGTGGAATACATAGCTACACCAAGTATAGTGGAATACATAGCCACACATGCCAAGTTTAGAAATGTACAATCAACTACACGAACTAGATGTATTTCATCCCCACATATACCAACTACATGACGGCATGTGATCAATGAACATCTTTTTCCGGTATACAAATTGTTGAAATCCAGTATTGACCAATGTTGATCAGCattgaccaacaaaaatattcgaaaaatgattttttttttattttaatattcttaaGAAGTTATTCTATTGAATAGTTTATGGTATTATAGAATAAATAAACACAATCTATatttaacagaaaatatattttgtatgattcttattattacttattttttcaatttcaacaCTAAATTAAAAgggaaatgaaaataaatattattaatttattaatttcattaGAAATTATTGAAGTAGATGACTCTTTAATCTAAAATTTACATggtaaaaaaatagaaagttttTTTGCGAAAATTAAATCAGAATTCATAGTGAAAAAGTATAGAAAATTTTACATACTCTTTagtctaaacaaaaaaatgtcctaatgtttttttaatatatagaaaattgaCGATAACGATTTTAGCAAAAGCACTTGTACAATAATACGTTAGTTTTTTATTGACAATGTAAAAAGAATCAATTtgcttaattatttttattcactttattttactattgaaattaaaaaaaaactatctaaGTATAATAATCAATGTattaaatagatatataaaatatattatgttaaatatagaatatgttttcttttaaattataaaacacTATAAACTTTTGATTCAACACATCTTTACTTTGTTTCTCATCTTATTTAGTTCGTGGGCTTTGTTTTAAACATAACTTGGGCTTAagtactttttattttttatttatctttttagaCCATCCCCATCGGACAAATTTAGAGGGTatcttcaaattttaacagaataaaaaaatagaaaaatgagaattaaTGCGCTTAACAGGAGAGACAAGGTGGCTTTGATGTCTGTGGGAAGATATTTTTTGATACTGGAAGACACGAATATGTCATCATGTTATTGGTTGGtgctattgttttttatttttttcttttatttggccaacaaatttatttctcttcattttgccaacaaatttctctctcttcatttgGCCAATAAATTATAGTTAAGACATGTAAATGCTCTTAGGGTTTATTCCTTCTTGTAATTCCTTGTTTAAACACTTCTTGTAGTAGTTCTTAGGAACACAGTTTATTATTGagtaaaaaacagagttttttttttgtctcaagTGAAATTTACTAAACCACAAAAGGGTAAATAAGCAGGGTAACAGTGATACCCAACAATGGCCCATTACATTAACATCTATGGCAAAAGACTGTTTGATATTGGACTCTATCTAAAGACAAGTGTTGACCTAATATTACAACAGCAACACGTTCTGATGAGTCAACAGAAGTTTACCGACATCAGCCTCTGCCATCGAGAAGCACCGAATCCGGTGAGTAAAACATCGTCGAAACTTCGCACGAAATTTCCTTGTTTACCACCGAAATATATCTGAACGGAGCTCTAAAAGAGACACAACATGAGAGAATCATCATATGCATCAGAATATTCTGCAATCCTTTAAACCAAGATGAAATTGCTTGAATGATTTCCTGCAAATTGAGGTTTCTAAAGACAAGCCGGAGACATTAGTTTTAAGTAATAAGTacttaaaaactaattatcaACTCAAATCTATAGAAAttattgaaagaaaacatgaaaaaacttgaaaagtaATCGGTTATAAAACCGATCGACGGCAGAAAAGATAGAAGCCGGCCAAAACCACTCATAGAAGCTGGATTTGCCGGACGATAACCGGCTATCTCCACTAACAGAACTGGAAGATATCGGGCAACAGTCCAAAACACTTGGGACAGCGATTCACCGGAAAATTTCCGGTCtgtaaacatcaaaaactttctctctctgaaaGTTATGTGAGAGAGAACAgagttttatttgaaattgcggtttacaaaaacaaatcggAAACCACACTACACAACACGGTATTGAGAAATCATATATTAGCCCATGTGATTCGAAatgtatttttgaattttgtggaGTGTTTTAAGTTTAACGGACACAAAATATCCAGATCAGGGGGaaaattctcattttcaattttgaatccAAATTGTTTAACGGAATAAACAAGGGCATTTCGTAATTACATATACCaagctttttccttttctctccGCAAActattcatttcatttctctccaagattttaattttgtttttgattcatCGATCATTTCATTCACTTCAAAATTCTCTTCCGATTATTCCAGAACAGAAGCGTGTGATTGAATCTGGGTCTGTTGCTTCGATCGTTGAACACAAACGCACAAATCTCTCAGGTATAAACCCTATTCTTAGCGATCTAGAAGAATCAGTGTGATGATGATCTTCGTATCATCTCTGTTAATCTTGTTTATTGCTAGTTTTTGAAAGATTAAATAGATATATGATCAACgttttatggttttgaatAACATCAGTTAcatgtgttttgatttgatcgttgtttctttgattatgAAAATCACAACTATTTGAGATGATTTGTCTCTGTTTGTTTCAACTATCATCATGTGCCACAGCCGATGCAATTATAAACGTTTCGTGGTTCAGTTTTGTCTCTCTATCTCATAATCACTTTTGCtaattcaaaactttgaaaactGTTTTGTGCGTTTTGAGCGATCATGGCGACGAGGGCAAACATACCTGAACAAGTCAGAGGTTTGTTCTTAATTCTATGAATCGATTTGAGTTTCAGTAGGTTATcgttgttttgatttctttatatCGATATGATTTATTTCTCTGGGTTGTGTTTGATATGTAACGATACGCGTGTGAAATCATTGCTTTTTGTATTTCGCCGATCTAAAATCTGGGTTTGAATATAACTCGTTTGCCCTAACTCGGTCTGATTTGGGCATTGTTATGATTACTCGTCGACGATACAGATCCAATTTGAATATGAAGTATCTTGTAACGGTCTTTCTTTGGGATCgattttttgttaatcttgTGAATCTTtagaaacaaagataagatCTTGATGGGTTTCTTTTGAATTCTGTGAAACAGGTGCTCCTCTCGTTGATGGTTTGAAGATTCAGAACAAAAACGGTGCTGTGAAGAATCGGCGTGCCCTCGGTGACATCGGAAATCTTGTTTCTGTTCCCGGAGTTCAAGGAGGAAAGGCTCAACCTCCGATTAATCGACCCATTACTCTTAGTTTTCGTGCCCAGTTATTAGCGAATGCCCAACTCGAAAGAAAGCCAATCAATGGAGACAACAAGGTTCCAGCTCTTGGTCCAAAGAGTCAGCCTCTTGCTGCAAGAAACCCAGAAGCTCAAAGGGcggttcagaagaagaatctagTGGTTAAGCAACAGACGAAGCCTGTTGAAGTGATCGAGACGAAGAGGAAGTAGCGATGTCACCTAAGAATAAGAAAGTGACGTACTCGTATGTACTTAGTGCTCAAAGCAAAGCTGCTTGTGGTATAGTCAACAAACCAAAGATTCTTGATATTGATGAATCTGACAAAGATAATCATGTGGCTGCAGTGGAGTATGTTGATGATATGTACTCGTTCTATAAAGAAGTTGAGAAGGAGAGTCAGCCTAAGATGTACATGCACATTCAAACTGAGATGAATGAGAAGATGAGAGCGATCTTGATTGATTGGTTACTAGAAGTTCACATCAAGTTTGAGCTTAACCTTGAAACTCTGTACCTCACTGTTAACATCATTGATCGATTCCTCTATGTGAAAGCTGTTCCCAAGAGAGAGTTGCAGGTAGTGGGAATCAGTGCCTTCCAAATATGAAGAAATCTGGCCACCTCAGGTACTTACTGTTTGATGTCAATaatttgattgtgtttttgtatgtGACTGTGAGCTGATGATTATTGTTCATGTGATGTGCAGGTTAACGATCTGGTGTATGTCACGGACAATGCTTACAGTAGCAGACAGATTCTAGTGATGAAGAAGGCAATTCTTGGAAACCTCGAATGGTATTTGACAATCCCGACTCAATACGTCTTCCTTTTCTGCTTCATCAAAGCTTCGATATCTGATCCAGAAGTGAGTACATTTTTGCTTAAAgttcagtttttttgttattacaaTGTAGATTGGTTCAGTTTCGTGGTTCAGTTCTTAGACTTGATAGTACCAAAGCTTAGAGATAACTACAGTACTCATAAGATGTTTTAGTGTCCAATCCATAAGATGTTACGTGATTCTCTAATGGATGTTTTTCATATCTCCATTTCAATTGTTAGCAACACTTAATTATTCGAAAGAGTCggatataaattttaaactatatgatgacaaaaaaaaaaaaaaaattaaactatattcTTGGAGTATCTCGTGAACATAGTTATCTAGCCAGAAGGTtctgttatttttgttggtctAGTTAGTTTTATAATCTCTGTGTTTGTTGGATTTTATTGATCAGGTACTTCAcgttcaaaagaaaaatcttcaaGCTTCAAAGACCAAAAGTTTCAGCATACAAGTGTTGAGGTaagtatctctctctcttaccaCAAACTGGCCACAGACTAGTCCTCTGGCCTGTGGCTTGTtcatcatgtatttttttccatgTTGTTTTATCCCAGAAATAGATCAAAGATggcaaaaacacaaataacgCTCAATCACAACAAAATTCACGCTCAAACGAAATTTAAACACACGAAAACTTAACACAAACACACTTCCAAACGCATgcatattcaaaagaaagaagaagaaaaaaaaacacaattcacGCTCAATCGTAGAAAAATTCTAACTCAAACAGTAAAACTCAACAATAGGAACAAAAAACTTCACATTCCACGAATTGATGTGTAACTTGCAGGAAAGAGTCCTCTATTAATTCCCAGGTACTTGTTTATTCTGGTTATCTCCATAATGTTTAAGGCTTTTTAAATTTGATGACCTCTGAATCAGTTTTGATTATTAAATGGTTATAGTTTATGGAGGAACCATGGACGGTAGATTGGAGTCCTACTCCTAACCCCGCTTGGGGTTGACATGGTCTTGTGATGCTAGAAACTCGATTGTTCTCGAACTAGTTAGTAAGATTAAACATTGACATTTGTGGGTTCTTTCT
This sequence is a window from Arabidopsis thaliana chromosome 1 sequence. Protein-coding genes within it:
- the CYCB1;5 gene encoding CYCLIN B1;5, yielding MAHYINIYGKRLFDIGLYLKTSVDLILQQQHVLMSQQKFTDISLCHREAPNPKLDLPDDNRLSPLTELEDIGQQSKTLGTAIHRKISEQKRVIESGSVASIVEHKRTNLSAIMATRANIPEQVRGAPLVDGLKIQNKNGAVKNRRALGDIGNLVSVPGVQGGKAQPPINRPITLSFRAQLLANAQLERKPINGDNKVPALGPKSQPLAARNPEAQRAVQKKNLVVKQQTKPVEVIETKRNAQSKAACGIVNKPKILDIDESDKDNHVAAVEYVDDMYSFYKEVEKESQPKMYMHIQTEMNEKMRAILIDWLLEVHIKFELNLETLYLTVNIIDRFLYVKAVPKRELQVNDLVYVTDNAYSSRQILVMKKAILGNLEWYLTIPTQYVFLFCFIKASISDPEVLHVQKKNLQASKTKSFSIQVLSFSSHKSIVKSDQFCKKFNLCQEVTALASEFHLGNCEAWRETVTKLKDPETKVKVVEKILFWSPGCYEIWLPGEST
- the CYCB1;5 gene encoding CYCLIN B1;5 (CYCLIN B1;5 (CYCB1;5); FUNCTIONS IN: cyclin-dependent protein kinase regulator activity; INVOLVED IN: regulation of cell cycle; LOCATED IN: endomembrane system; EXPRESSED IN: male gametophyte, pollen tube; EXPRESSED DURING: L mature pollen stage, M germinated pollen stage; CONTAINS InterPro DOMAIN/s: Cyclin-like (InterPro:IPR011028), Cyclin-related (InterPro:IPR013763), Cyclin, N-terminal (InterPro:IPR006671); BEST Arabidopsis thaliana protein match is: Cyclin family protein (TAIR:AT5G06150.1).) — encoded protein: MAHYINIYGKRLFDIGLYLKTSVDLILQQQHVLMSQQKFTDISLCHREAPNPKLDLPDDNRLSPLTELEDIGQQSKTLGTAIHRKISEQKRVIESGSVASIVEHKRTNLSAIMATRANIPEQVRGAPLVDGLKIQNKNGAVKNRRALGDIGNLVSVPGVQGGKAQPPINRPITLSFRAQLLANAQLERKPINGDNKVPALGPKSQPLAARNPEAQRAVQKKNLVVKQQTKPVEVIETKRNKAACGIVNKPKILDIDESDKDNHVAAVEYVDDMYSFYKEVEKESQPKMYMHIQTEMNEKMRAILIDWLLEVHIKFELNLETLYLTVNIIDRFLYVKAVPKRELQVNDLVYVTDNAYSSRQILVMKKAILGNLEWYLTIPTQYVFLFCFIKASISDPEVLHVQKKNLQASKTKSFSIQVLSFSSHKSIVKSDQFCKKFNLCQEVTALASEFHLGNCEAWRETVTKLKDPETKLKLRISLKVCSR
- the CYCB1;5 gene encoding CYCLIN B1;5 yields the protein MAHYINIYGKRLFDIGLYLKTSVDLILQQQHVLMSQQKFTDISLCHREAPNPKLDLPDDNRLSPLTELEDIGQQSKTLGTAIHRKISEQKRVIESGSVASIVEHKRTNLSAIMATRANIPEQVRGAPLVDGLKIQNKNGAVKNRRALGDIGNLVSVPGVQGGKAQPPINRPITLSFRAQLLANAQLERKPINGDNKVPALGPKSQPLAARNPEAQRAVQKKNLVVKQQTKPVEVIETKRNAQSKAACGIVNKPKILDIDESDKDNHVAAVEYVDDMYSFYKEVEKESQPKMYMHIQTEMNEKMRAILIDWLLEVHIKFELNLETLYLTVNIIDRFLYVKAVPKRELQVNDLVYVTDNAYSSRQILVMKKAILGNLEWYLTIPTQYVFLFCFIKASISDPEVLHVQKKNLQASKTKSFSIQVLSFSSHKSIVKSDQFCKKFNLCQEVTALASEFHLGNCEAWRETVTKLKDPETKLKLRISLKVCSR
- the CYCB1;5 gene encoding CYCLIN B1;5, which translates into the protein MAHYINIYGKRLFDIGLYLKTSVDLILQQQHVLMSQQKFTDISLCHREAPNPKLDLPDDNRLSPLTELEDIGQQSKTLGTAIHRKISEQKRVIESGSVASIVEHKRTNLSAIMATRANIPEQVRGAPLVDGLKIQNKNGAVKNRRALGDIGNLVSVPGVQGGKAQPPINRPITLSFRAQLLANAQLERKPINGDNKVPALGPKSQPLAARNPEAQRAVQKKNLVVKQQTKPVEVIETKRNAQSKAACGIVNKPKILDIDESDKDNHVAAVEYVDDMYSFYKEVEKESQPKMYMHIQTEMNEKMRAILIDWLLEVHIKFELNLETLYLTVNIIDRFLYVKAVPKRELQVNDLVYVTDNAYSSRQILVMKKAILGNLEWYLTIPTQYVFLFCFIKASISDPEVLHVQKKNLQASKTKSFSIQVLSFSSHKSIVKSDQFCKKFNLCQEVTALASEFHLGNCEAWRETVTKLKDPETKCLKVVFEYTASDACGYG
- the CYCB1;5 gene encoding CYCLIN B1;5 → MAHYINIYGKRLFDIGLYLKTSVDLILQQQHVLMSQQKFTDISLCHREAPNPKLDLPDDNRLSPLTELEDIGQQSKTLGTAIHRKISEQKRVIESGSVASIVEHKRTNLSGAPLVDGLKIQNKNGAVKNRRALGDIGNLVSVPGVQGGKAQPPINRPITLSFRAQLLANAQLERKPINGDNKVPALGPKSQPLAARNPEAQRAVQKKNLVVKQQTKPVEVIETKRNAQSKAACGIVNKPKILDIDESDKDNHVAAVEYVDDMYSFYKEVEKESQPKMYMHIQTEMNEKMRAILIDWLLEVHIKFELNLETLYLTVNIIDRFLYVKAVPKRELQVNDLVYVTDNAYSSRQILVMKKAILGNLEWYLTIPTQYVFLFCFIKASISDPEVLHVQKKNLQASKTKSFSIQVLSFSSHKSIVKSDQFCKKFNLCQEVTALASEFHLGNCEAWRETVTKLKDPETKCLKVVFEYTASDACGYG